DNA from Rhinatrema bivittatum chromosome 16, aRhiBiv1.1, whole genome shotgun sequence:
tgttttcatAAAATATTGCAATGGACTTAAATTAATTATATCATGTGCTTTTGGTTTTACGCAATTTCATAACAGGACGATTTTGTAGGGACTTCTCTTGAGGCTGTTTAGCTGTGGGCCTCAGAGCGCAAAAGTACACGGCAGCGTCGGAAACCAGGCATCCAGAAATGGTTAAAGGAGCTGCTTCTTTATCCTTGTCCAATCGCATTCCCATCCTAGCTTCAATCTCATTGGCTTTATATACGTAACCAAGATAATCTGCTTGCAGTAAATACTGCAGGGACTGTCCTGGGAGCTTTCGGTACCAGTAAATGTAAGGGTTCAGACTGGTTTTGTAGCTGCATTGCAATGTGACATTCCGCCCTTCAGCTACCGTTTCCATAGTGGAAAGCTGTGTCACTGAGTTCTGACCACGAGCCCCTGCAATGTAAGCAAAGAAGTATACAGGGGGTATGTATTCAGGGTCCAAATGTTTGAATTGGGCAAGTACAATGCAGTTCTGATTGTGCATCTGAGACCAGTTGCTCTCAATAATTACCTGTGAGAAGGCTCAGTGTCAGCACAGTTAGGTAAGGCTGCATATTCAGAGGGAGAACGATGGATCTGTGACAGAATAAGGGAGGTGGTGAGTCTGACATTGCGGTAAGGAAACAAGATTCTGCGTCACGTGCCTCCTCAGTTTTGTGATATGTAGAAAGTTAAAAGGCGGATACCATCCCcacaaataaaatatgcaaagCACAGCAAGTATGTACAGGGTTAAAAAAGAGGAAAGGGGGTTATTGCTTTTTTCAGATACCTTTCTGTTTGTGTTAATACCTAAAAGCCAGtcaaaaatgtattgttagtccaataaaaaaaagcattaacttctatttttccttgtttgttCGACGTTTCTTTCTAGCAGGGTAAAAAGGGAGTGCGGTGCTGCTGTGTCAAATCTAAAGTAACTTTAAGAAAATCTGCAGAGTAGTGAAGACGCTGCTAATTTTGAAACGGTCACCTTCTTCCAATTTAGCTTGCTTTCTTTCATTCTCTTCTAGACAGAAAACTGAGAGATTTCAATAGCCAGCGAGCAGTATTTGATCGCCCCCTGTGGACGATTTGTAAAAAAACACAAGAAGAATTTTAGATCTAACGTTTTTGTATTAGAGAATATTTACATTGTATCTACCTGATTTTGAATATATCTGTGTAATTGCGAGGGGAGGGGTGAATGTATCACTGAAACAGATCAAGTTAAGTTTGCTGTAAAATTAGGTTCAGTACGCATGAGCTATCCTGTAAAATTAAGGTTATCCAAAATTGATCCAAATTTACTCTCTCTAAATAGAATtgtcaaagaaagaaaaatccacAGGAAGCAAAAGAAGTGAATATACTCTCTCAATAAAATCTATCCTTCAGTTTGCAATCTCAAAATATTGGAAACTAATTCTGTAATATTTACTAGTTCCAGCAGAGATTTCCTAATTGCActcttcattttcacaaatgATTTTCCAATAGGAAAGTTGAATATCATCAACTTGGAAGTCATACTTCTGGTACCGCATTATACCAATAGATATGCATAACAAACAGTAAGGTTAATAAAAGTAATCAGAGACACCTTCTCAGTTTCTCTACATGGTTATCcatttattaaagaaaaagtATATTTTCCAAGTCTCTTTCCAGCAATATCCCTTTCCACATCATTTGAAAATCACATTTTGATATTAACAATAACAGTTTAAAGGCCTTTCCAAATCCCTAGACTCAAGAAAAAGGATTAAACTGTCACATAACTGATGGCATTAGAATtgagaatatgaaaaaaaatatatgacaAGAAATCAAAATTAAAGAAACATTGAGGTAGAGATATAGAAAACATGGATGGATACAATATGTGCATTGAAGAGATTCAAATGTATGACTTAATAAAGGCAAATTCTTATATTTAGGATTTCTTATAGTGCGCTCTTGGGAAGTATGAGAAAGGTCATTACAAGATAAactcagatatatatatacaatgaAGCAAAATGTACAAGCAAGTGAATGTTTATATATACTTCATGCTTTAAGTATTATACTCACAATTCATGTTTTCTGCATgaatcaaatttttaaaaaaatcctagtttttaaaatgtaatcatCTAGTCAACATTTCATCTGGTAGACTCCTTAAAATTCCTTGCTCTTTAATCTATCACATTTGTGTTTGTCtctgtttattttagttttgatTTTTCACCTTTCTCTTTGGGCTCAATTATATGCAAGAGCACAACTGGACATTTCACAACTGACACTTTATTCAACATCCCATTCCTCCTATCGTGTCACTTATTCACATACATTTATTGAAGTAGAGGGGTATGGGTTAGGAAAATCTGGAAAGAATTGAGATCTACAGATATCCTTAGGGCACTTATTGAATTAAGAACTGAACCTCTCTCTTGGAAGAACAATTTCACCTCTTCTTTATCACCTACAGTATACTACAATAGGTGCCAGTGATGTTCTGGGTGCAGTAACTAAACATGACTTCTACAAAAGAAATGGTACATGTGCATACTTGAACACTTTATGTGCCATTAAATCCTTAATGTGAACCAGTAAGGGCGTTATCtgaaaaagtttaataaaatggTTTGCTATAGTTAGGTTTCCTAATTTGTTCCAagcaaaaacaaattttaaaactgtAAACAATCACCCTTATTGAAAGAAAGGATTGTGCCACAACTGCTGCAGAACTTTGAAATGGACTTATTCCAGGCTGGAgcagaaataaaaatattcaggTCTGAGAGCAGCTGGAGGTCAGAAAAGGTAGATATCTAATCAGATGAATAAGCgtttttgtgtatgtatgtggataGGGTGAAGGGCATTAATGGTGGTGATTTCTCCCTGAATGTTCCAAATATCTTTGCCAGCCTGTGAAATATTATCTTTCCTAGCTGAATCGCTCTTGAACATCTGCTTTTATTGCAGCTTCTATTCCAGTTTTTATTGATGTTCATcttccatagcacaaaaagaatTTATATGATTAAACCCCCATGGTTTATTAATAATgtatattgatttttatttttttttttagaaaattatatTCTTTGGTTGCATGCAAACAAGATCAGTTCATCGAACTGAATGCCCTTTAAATTCCATGCATTTAGAAAGCATTATTCAATCTTTTTTTTGCTAATAATGATTCTGATAGTAAATAGTGTTTGCTGGTGGTAAGTCTGATGAGAAAGAAACATTAATTTCTGGAAATATGACTGGTAACAGGTTTTGTGTTCATTGGACAAATATTTTTCCACCCCTCAGTTTTCTCATAGCTGATTTCACCTCCTCATTTCTCAAAGTGTAGATGATTGGGTTTAACATAGGAGCCACCACTGTGTAGAATACAGACACTACCCTATCTGCAGAATAACGAGTGGAAGGCCTCATGTAGATGAAGACacaggggaagaagaagaaagtaACCACAGTGAGGTGGGAGGCACAAGTGGAGAATGCTTTGCGTCTTCCTTCAGCAGTGCGGATCTTCAGAATGGCCGAGATAATGTAGACATACGATACAAGCACACTTAGGAAGCAGCCCAGGGAGACAATCCCACTGTTAGCTATGATCATGGCATCGATCATAGTGGTGTCTGTACAAGCCAACAATATCAAGGGTGGGATGTCACAGAAGAAGCTATTAATTACATTAGGTCCACAAAAGGGCAAACCGAGTGTCAATGTGGTCTGGATGTTCGAGTGCACAAATCCAATGACCCAGGTAGCAGCCACCATGAAAATACAGACCCTCTTGTTCATAATGGTCATGTAATGCAGTGGCTTGCAGATGGCAGCATAGCGGTCATAGGCCATAGCAGTGAAGAGAAAGCATTCTGCACAggcaaagaaatggaaaaagtagAGCTGGGCAATGCAACCATTGAATGATATTGTCTTCTTCTCAAACATGAAGTCCACCAGCATCTTGGGGACAGTGACAGAGGAATAGCACAGGTCAATGAAGGAGAGCTTGGCCAAAAAGAAGTACATGGGATAATGGAGACGGGGATCATGCCAGATTGTAAGCATGATAAAAATGTTGCCCACCAAAAGTGCCAGGTAGACAAATAGAAACAGAACAAAGATTATGACTTGCAGACTTTCAGAAAACTGAAAGCCTACAAAAATGAATTCAGTCACTGTGCTCTGATTGCCCAGATCCATGTGTTCAAAAGGCTACAATTTCCTGAAAgaggaaaaacataaaaaaataatattaagtgTGATGAAAAAGCATGTTTCAATAGACTTATGAACACCCTCTTTTGTGCTAATGAAGTCCTTATTTCTACTAAACATCCCCATAAGCACATTCTGTGTGATAAATCAATTCTTTATTTCTGCTACTTTGAGTCCTGTCTATTACCTCAAAGACACTCTCCTTTTGGGAGAGTGTCTTTGAGGTAGTAGACAGTTATTTGATCTGGGGAAGGGTGTAAATTAACGTGGTTTtctgtatttcaaaacagcagc
Protein-coding regions in this window:
- the LOC115078761 gene encoding olfactory receptor 1509-like, which produces MDLGNQSTVTEFIFVGFQFSESLQVIIFVLFLFVYLALLVGNIFIMLTIWHDPRLHYPMYFFLAKLSFIDLCYSSVTVPKMLVDFMFEKKTISFNGCIAQLYFFHFFACAECFLFTAMAYDRYAAICKPLHYMTIMNKRVCIFMVAATWVIGFVHSNIQTTLTLGLPFCGPNVINSFFCDIPPLILLACTDTTMIDAMIIANSGIVSLGCFLSVLVSYVYIISAILKIRTAEGRRKAFSTCASHLTVVTFFFFPCVFIYMRPSTRYSADRVVSVFYTVVAPMLNPIIYTLRNEEVKSAMRKLRGGKIFVQ